A genomic segment from Nitrospira sp. encodes:
- a CDS encoding LSU ribosomal protein L23p (L23Ae), producing the protein MKGDLHQVLIQPLLTEKITALREQSNTVGFLVHPHANKIQIKQAVESLLKVKVSRVNVVNTQGKVKRLGRFVGKRSDWKKAFVTLKEGEKLELYESV; encoded by the coding sequence ATGAAGGGCGACCTCCATCAAGTATTGATCCAGCCCTTGTTGACGGAAAAAATCACCGCCTTGCGGGAGCAGAGCAATACGGTCGGGTTTCTCGTTCATCCGCATGCAAATAAGATTCAGATCAAGCAGGCCGTCGAATCGTTGTTGAAAGTCAAGGTGTCTCGCGTCAACGTGGTGAATACGCAGGGCAAGGTGAAGCGATTAGGACGGTTTGTCGGGAAGCGATCGGACTGGAAGAAGGCGTTCGTCACGTTGAAGGAAGGCGAAAAACTGGAACTGTACGAAAGCGTGTAG
- a CDS encoding LSU ribosomal protein L4p (L1e), with translation MPTVDVIDSKRQKVGTVDLPNEVFGCKPHDALVHEAVVMQRACDRQGTASTLRRGEVSGSGKKPWKQKHTGRARAGSLRSPVWRHGGTVFGPKPRSYAFEMPRKKYRAALQSALSAKVLEGGVIVLSDLTIEQAKTKLLAKVLTNLGISGSALLVIGDGRSEVMQAGKNLSTITVLRPEELNVYDIVRCRSVVIPQRELDRVKEVWS, from the coding sequence ATGCCGACCGTTGATGTGATCGATTCGAAAAGACAAAAAGTGGGAACTGTGGATTTGCCGAACGAGGTGTTCGGTTGCAAGCCGCATGACGCGCTCGTTCATGAGGCAGTCGTGATGCAGCGCGCCTGTGACCGTCAAGGGACCGCATCAACCCTACGACGCGGTGAGGTGAGTGGATCCGGCAAAAAACCTTGGAAGCAAAAGCATACTGGACGGGCCCGTGCCGGTTCTCTGCGATCGCCGGTATGGCGACACGGAGGAACTGTCTTTGGTCCCAAGCCGCGAAGCTATGCGTTCGAGATGCCGAGAAAAAAATATCGGGCCGCCCTACAGAGTGCTTTGTCTGCAAAGGTCTTGGAGGGTGGGGTGATCGTCCTGTCCGATTTGACGATCGAGCAGGCTAAGACCAAGTTGCTCGCTAAGGTTTTGACCAATTTGGGGATATCTGGTAGTGCGTTGTTGGTTATTGGGGATGGACGGTCTGAGGTAATGCAGGCGGGGAAAAACCTCTCCACGATTACGGTGTTGCGGCCTGAAGAGTTGAATGTATACGACATCGTTCGTTGTCGATCGGTCGTTATTCCTCAGCGCGAACTGGATCGTGTCAAGGAGGTGTGGTCATGA
- a CDS encoding LSU ribosomal protein L3p (L3e) — MTNGLLGKKLGMTQIYDESVLEPVTVIEAGPCRVVAIKTKERDGYEAVQLSFGEVKERKLSQGELGHLRRHQAPPSRWLREFLKVGDVAVGQTFKVDIFKKGDWVDVVGVSKGKGFQGVVKRHNYSGGPESHGSMFHRAPGSIGSSSYPSRVWKNKSLPGHMGGERVTVQRLKVIDARPEENLLFVRGAVPGGENGLLVVRKSKKS; from the coding sequence ATGACAAACGGATTGTTGGGTAAAAAATTGGGGATGACCCAAATTTATGACGAAAGCGTGCTGGAGCCGGTGACGGTGATTGAGGCTGGCCCTTGTCGTGTCGTCGCGATTAAGACGAAGGAGCGCGACGGTTATGAAGCGGTGCAGCTATCGTTCGGGGAAGTGAAAGAGCGGAAGCTGTCGCAAGGTGAGCTTGGACATTTGAGGAGGCATCAAGCTCCGCCGAGTCGTTGGCTGCGCGAATTTCTCAAGGTCGGGGATGTCGCTGTGGGGCAGACGTTCAAGGTCGATATCTTCAAGAAGGGTGATTGGGTCGACGTAGTCGGTGTCTCCAAGGGGAAGGGATTCCAGGGAGTCGTCAAGCGACACAATTATTCTGGTGGGCCCGAATCTCATGGGTCCATGTTTCACCGAGCTCCGGGATCGATCGGAAGCAGTTCATATCCGTCACGGGTGTGGAAAAATAAATCTTTACCTGGGCACATGGGGGGTGAGCGTGTCACGGTGCAGCGCTTGAAAGTCATCGACGCTCGCCCTGAGGAAAACCTGTTGTTCGTCCGCGGAGCAGTGCCCGGTGGTGAAAATGGGCTGCTGGTTGTGCGGAAGTCGAAGAAGAGTTGA
- a CDS encoding SSU ribosomal protein S10p (S20e), translating into MKVDQRIRIRLRGFDYRVLDQSVVEIVETVRRSGARVVGPIPLPTRIEKFTVQRSTHVDKKSREQFEIRTHKRLLDIMEPTPETMDSLMKLNLAAGVDVEIKL; encoded by the coding sequence GTGAAAGTCGATCAAAGAATTCGTATCAGGCTGCGAGGCTTCGATTATCGCGTGCTCGATCAATCGGTGGTGGAAATCGTCGAGACGGTCAGGCGCAGCGGGGCGAGAGTTGTGGGACCGATTCCTTTGCCGACCAGGATCGAGAAGTTTACGGTTCAGAGGTCGACTCATGTAGATAAAAAATCCCGTGAACAATTTGAGATCCGCACCCACAAGCGCCTCTTGGATATCATGGAGCCGACTCCCGAGACCATGGATTCCTTGATGAAATTGAATTTGGCGGCAGGCGTCGATGTGGAGATCAAGCTTTGA